A window of Halalkalibacillus sediminis contains these coding sequences:
- a CDS encoding helix-turn-helix domain-containing protein: protein MMTQQSQLSPPHLMHLHELIGYLNDLSADHKIVLAIDTFEELDQTERWFRDIFLKYLHIDILVLTAGRSSLKDEWVESWRWSEQILQRGIPFLTESETEHFLQKRGINNPSTIQDIWNFSNGHPLTLTLSALTFQDRTYPPSNLFQDEGFHKIVKRLTDRWLREIREPDLFRIVEVAAIFTRFNQEAIEYVVGEQLDYRLFQMLTNLSFIRWHKDGWFIHDLVRGAILADLKERDRIKFERLNRKVASYYYKRLISTRDLKDIAAFFYHSGDEFIQSVFFEGEENPGKNMYLEPLNEHNLVDLKDFFEHKKKQITVSEAEYYNRFSDKMYRFYASAEHNQRELEKVDIDYIKRMGFESTKLLRDQQGSIIGMSVIVPIHEDSLKKLSEEPVSRMYFKRLPREEYDYFNQPPNERAGYYIRLLDYKDPSDKNVRSYLMYSLFPLLLTGGKIVVSTPLSFLQQVLENFGFKVVPNSEHEDFGEEYPAPTYILDLTGKKLQGYLNNFIQDASKNNQMKYLSEIYGLTERELDIVRLILEDCSNREIAERLFVAEVTVKKHITRILRKTESANRTQLIRKLIKLM from the coding sequence ATGATGACGCAACAATCTCAACTTAGTCCCCCTCACCTCATGCATTTACATGAATTAATTGGATACCTCAACGACCTTTCTGCTGACCATAAAATTGTTTTAGCCATTGATACATTCGAAGAATTAGATCAAACCGAGAGATGGTTTCGTGATATTTTTCTAAAATATTTGCATATAGACATTCTGGTACTAACAGCAGGTAGAAGCTCTTTAAAGGATGAATGGGTGGAAAGCTGGCGATGGAGTGAGCAGATACTTCAAAGGGGAATCCCTTTTCTCACTGAATCAGAGACTGAGCACTTCCTTCAGAAACGCGGAATCAACAATCCAAGTACCATCCAAGATATCTGGAATTTTTCCAATGGACATCCACTCACACTGACACTAAGTGCGTTGACATTTCAAGACCGAACTTATCCACCATCGAATTTATTCCAAGACGAAGGTTTCCATAAGATCGTTAAAAGGTTGACCGATAGATGGTTGAGAGAAATTCGTGAGCCTGATTTATTCCGTATAGTTGAGGTAGCTGCAATATTTACACGGTTCAACCAAGAGGCGATTGAATACGTGGTTGGGGAGCAACTTGATTATAGATTATTTCAGATGTTGACGAACTTGTCCTTCATCCGTTGGCATAAAGATGGCTGGTTCATACATGATTTAGTGAGAGGTGCTATCTTAGCTGACCTTAAAGAGAGAGATCGAATTAAGTTTGAGAGACTTAATAGGAAAGTCGCTAGTTATTATTATAAAAGGCTCATTTCTACCAGGGACTTGAAAGATATCGCTGCTTTCTTTTATCACAGTGGTGACGAATTCATACAATCAGTATTCTTTGAAGGGGAAGAAAACCCAGGAAAAAATATGTATCTAGAGCCGTTAAACGAACATAACTTAGTGGATTTAAAAGATTTTTTTGAACACAAAAAGAAACAAATAACCGTCAGTGAAGCAGAATATTATAATCGTTTCTCGGATAAGATGTACCGATTTTATGCTTCTGCTGAACATAATCAGCGGGAGTTAGAGAAGGTAGATATTGATTACATCAAAAGAATGGGGTTCGAATCGACCAAATTGTTGAGGGATCAACAGGGGTCTATAATCGGAATGTCAGTGATTGTACCGATTCATGAAGACTCTTTAAAGAAACTCTCTGAAGAGCCTGTTTCTAGAATGTATTTCAAACGATTGCCTAGAGAAGAATATGATTATTTTAATCAACCACCCAATGAACGAGCAGGTTATTATATTCGTTTACTGGATTATAAAGATCCTTCTGACAAAAATGTACGGAGTTATTTGATGTATAGCTTGTTTCCTCTGTTATTGACTGGAGGAAAAATAGTCGTATCCACACCTTTGAGTTTTCTGCAGCAAGTTCTAGAAAATTTTGGGTTTAAAGTTGTTCCAAATAGTGAGCACGAAGACTTTGGTGAAGAATACCCTGCACCAACATATATACTCGATTTAACAGGTAAAAAGCTACAAGGCTACCTGAATAATTTTATTCAAGATGCGAGTAAGAACAACCAAATGAAATATCTTAGTGAAATTTATGGATTGACTGAACGAGAACTAGATATTGTCCGTTTGATTTTGGAGGATTGTAGTAATCGTGAAATTGCTGAGCGATTGTTCGTTGCAGAAGTAACTGTAAAGAAGCATATCACTAGAATATTAAGAAAGACGGAATCTGCTAATCGTACGCAGTTGATCCGGAAGCTGATTAAATTGATGTAG